One genomic window of Actinoalloteichus hoggarensis includes the following:
- a CDS encoding ABC transporter permease, protein MGLIKASVAQIRHRPSRILLTGVAIGVATLFTAGTVLFTDTLRTEFTAGFTSVSEDVDAIAEPDFQYVDGLTNDHLQQVQALSEVTEAVPEISGIAIDANREMVIVTGGTFDGPLADTELLEGAAPEGPGEVVLSSTGAESMAAGVGDEVTLTFSLQTLDGNESVEERTLRVSGITEHANSVTSVVVGEPESVREWLWSEYWNGIRVVGVDPETTAAAMSEVLGTDAIVETGEERRANDLAAADAGADQVFLLLSVFLFIALFAAAIIVASTFRILLVRNRRRTALLRCVGAQPGHILRALLVEAALSGLLAGVLGVLAAVGLGYGGLAVAGALTDSDISLAVSPVGLVWCVVLAVAVAVVAAAVPAVRGSRISPVAAMNVAALSDSGSGIGRLRAVFAVLAVLGAAVLAAVPIVMPDSGQVGILAAAGSGCILFVGFLACGPVVLRGVVGLLEKPLTRIGGISGRLAVRNTLRAPRRSATTAAVFALGVTLVTAVLVSLSNLQTGAEDSLAAARPADVTISSYTSYEEPSALTPEVVESLRADPAVGDLAEVTHTEGDVTVGGTTTPDLWIRGVDLSGLHDVTRDPAEGGFDGWGPGQAGLYTETAADLGLAVGDSMTVAAGSGEVTVEVVALYENTGTMGTTVLHPDDIAAIDQGAHLEMLLANPAPGIDQDAFRDAVDSLVPISPLIDVSFPGDERALFQEMIDTLRMVALGLVGITVLVAMVGVATTLSLSVVERTQEHGLLRALGLRGGGLRSMLSWEAAILGGYATVLGILLGTGYAMLITLSDPQLGATPSIPFDQLGLVLVAMLAMALLSALIPASKAAKSSPMQALADD, encoded by the coding sequence ATGGGACTGATCAAGGCCTCCGTCGCCCAGATCCGCCATCGGCCCTCGCGCATCCTGCTCACCGGGGTCGCGATCGGCGTGGCGACGCTGTTCACCGCCGGGACCGTGTTGTTCACCGACACGCTGCGCACCGAGTTCACCGCGGGATTCACCTCGGTGTCCGAGGACGTCGACGCGATCGCCGAACCCGACTTCCAGTACGTGGACGGACTGACGAACGACCATCTTCAGCAGGTCCAAGCCCTGTCCGAGGTCACCGAGGCCGTACCGGAGATCTCCGGGATCGCCATAGACGCGAACCGCGAGATGGTCATCGTGACCGGCGGCACGTTCGACGGTCCGCTCGCCGACACCGAGCTGCTGGAGGGAGCGGCTCCCGAGGGGCCCGGCGAGGTCGTCCTGTCGTCGACGGGCGCGGAGTCGATGGCGGCCGGGGTCGGCGACGAGGTCACGCTGACCTTCAGCCTGCAGACCCTCGACGGCAACGAGTCCGTCGAAGAGCGGACCCTGCGTGTCAGCGGCATCACCGAACACGCCAACTCGGTCACCTCCGTCGTGGTCGGCGAGCCGGAGTCGGTGCGCGAATGGCTCTGGTCGGAGTACTGGAACGGGATCCGCGTCGTCGGCGTGGATCCGGAGACCACCGCGGCGGCGATGAGCGAGGTGCTCGGAACGGACGCCATCGTCGAGACCGGTGAGGAGCGTCGCGCGAACGACCTGGCGGCGGCCGACGCGGGTGCCGACCAGGTGTTCCTGCTGCTGTCGGTGTTCCTGTTCATCGCCTTGTTCGCCGCGGCGATCATCGTCGCGTCGACGTTCCGCATCCTGCTGGTCCGCAACAGACGCCGCACCGCGTTGTTGCGCTGCGTCGGCGCGCAGCCCGGTCACATCCTGCGGGCCCTGTTGGTGGAGGCCGCGCTGTCCGGCCTGCTGGCGGGGGTCCTCGGCGTCCTGGCCGCGGTCGGACTCGGATACGGCGGCCTGGCCGTCGCGGGTGCGCTCACCGACAGCGACATCTCGCTGGCGGTCTCGCCGGTCGGCCTGGTGTGGTGCGTGGTGCTGGCCGTCGCGGTCGCGGTCGTGGCCGCCGCGGTGCCCGCGGTGCGCGGTTCCCGCATCTCGCCGGTCGCGGCGATGAACGTGGCCGCGCTCAGTGACAGCGGCAGCGGCATCGGCAGGCTTCGCGCGGTCTTCGCCGTCCTGGCCGTCCTCGGTGCCGCCGTGCTGGCGGCCGTGCCCATCGTGATGCCCGACTCCGGGCAGGTGGGCATCCTCGCGGCGGCCGGGTCCGGCTGCATCCTGTTCGTGGGCTTCCTCGCCTGCGGTCCGGTGGTGCTGCGCGGTGTGGTCGGCCTGCTGGAGAAGCCGCTGACCAGGATCGGCGGCATCTCGGGTCGGCTGGCGGTGCGCAACACGCTGCGGGCCCCGCGCCGCTCGGCGACCACGGCGGCGGTGTTCGCCCTGGGCGTCACGCTCGTCACCGCGGTCCTCGTCTCGCTGTCGAACCTGCAGACGGGCGCGGAGGACAGCCTGGCGGCGGCACGCCCGGCCGACGTGACCATCTCCAGCTACACCTCCTACGAGGAGCCGTCCGCCCTGACACCCGAGGTGGTCGAGTCCTTGCGCGCCGATCCGGCGGTCGGCGACCTCGCCGAGGTCACCCACACGGAAGGCGACGTCACGGTCGGGGGCACGACGACGCCGGACCTGTGGATTCGCGGCGTGGACCTGTCGGGCCTGCACGACGTGACCCGTGATCCCGCCGAGGGCGGCTTCGACGGCTGGGGCCCCGGCCAGGCAGGTCTCTACACGGAGACGGCCGCGGATCTCGGGCTCGCCGTCGGGGACAGCATGACCGTCGCCGCCGGCTCCGGAGAGGTCACCGTCGAGGTGGTCGCGCTCTACGAGAACACGGGCACCATGGGCACCACCGTGCTGCACCCCGACGACATCGCCGCGATCGATCAGGGCGCCCATCTGGAGATGCTGTTGGCGAACCCGGCGCCCGGGATCGATCAGGACGCCTTCCGGGACGCCGTCGACTCCCTGGTCCCGATAAGTCCGCTGATCGACGTCTCCTTCCCCGGCGACGAGCGGGCGTTGTTCCAGGAGATGATCGACACGCTGCGGATGGTCGCGCTGGGCCTGGTGGGCATCACGGTCCTGGTCGCGATGGTCGGCGTCGCCACCACGCTGTCGTTGTCCGTGGTGGAACGAACCCAGGAGCACGGACTGCTTCGCGCGCTCGGCCTCCGAGGCGGCGGCCTGCGGTCGATGCTCAGCTGGGAGGCCGCGATCCTCGGCGGCTACGCCACCGTCCTGGGCATCCTGCTCGGCACCGGCTACGCGATGCTGATCACGCTCTCCGACCCGCAGCTCGGTGCCACGCCGAGCATCCCGTTCGACCAGCTCGGGCTCGTGCTGGTGGCCATGCTCGCGATGGCGCTGCTGTCGGCACTGATCCCGGCGTCGAAGGCGGCGAAGAGCTCGCCCATGCAGGCCCTCGCCGACGACTGA
- a CDS encoding winged helix-turn-helix transcriptional regulator: protein MRQTSFAEMHCSLARSLDLVGDWWSPLILRDLYLGARRFDELVRDLGISRNLLTTRLATLMAAGVVERTPYQQRPVRHGYSLTEAGRDLVPILLALTAWGDRWAGLPDPPITFRHRTCGHDFVPTVSCSECDGAITAEDVDPLPGDGAHVGPGTRLVGDFLARRASPAE, encoded by the coding sequence ATGCGGCAGACGAGCTTCGCCGAGATGCACTGTTCACTGGCCCGGTCACTGGATCTCGTCGGCGACTGGTGGTCGCCGCTGATCCTGCGTGATCTCTACCTGGGCGCCCGTCGCTTCGACGAGCTGGTCCGGGATCTCGGGATCTCACGCAACCTGCTGACCACCCGGCTGGCCACGCTCATGGCCGCGGGCGTCGTCGAGCGCACGCCGTACCAGCAGCGTCCGGTGCGACACGGCTACAGCCTCACCGAGGCGGGCCGGGACCTGGTGCCGATCCTGCTGGCGCTGACCGCCTGGGGCGATCGGTGGGCGGGACTGCCGGACCCGCCGATCACCTTCCGCCACCGCACCTGCGGCCACGACTTCGTCCCCACCGTCTCGTGCTCGGAGTGCGACGGGGCGATCACGGCGGAGGACGTCGATCCGCTCCCCGGCGACGGTGCCCACGTCGGGCCGGGAACCCGGCTC
- a CDS encoding ABC transporter ATP-binding protein, giving the protein MSTTTTATSTIVTTHAVSKVYGTQDNQVHALRAVNTGINQGEFTAVMGPSGSGKSTLMHCMAGLDRPTSGTIVLGGTDITALSERQLTDLRRDRIGFVFQKFNLLSELSAHDNILLPLSIAGRRPDRDWVNTVIEVLGIQDRLRHHPSELSGGQQQRVAIARALANRPDVVFADEPTGNLDTSTGREVLAFLRRSTRDFGQTVVMVTHDPAAAAEADRVVLLADGRIAGELREPNRQQVLAALDDVSR; this is encoded by the coding sequence ATGTCGACCACGACGACCGCGACATCGACCATCGTGACGACCCATGCCGTCAGCAAGGTCTACGGCACCCAGGACAACCAGGTGCATGCGCTGCGCGCGGTCAACACCGGCATCAACCAGGGCGAGTTCACCGCTGTGATGGGGCCGTCCGGTTCGGGCAAGTCGACCCTCATGCACTGCATGGCGGGTCTCGACCGGCCCACCTCGGGCACGATCGTCCTCGGCGGCACCGACATCACCGCCCTGTCCGAGCGTCAGCTCACCGACCTTCGCCGCGATCGCATCGGATTCGTGTTCCAGAAGTTCAACCTGCTCAGCGAGCTGTCGGCGCACGACAACATCCTGCTGCCCCTGAGCATCGCCGGTCGCAGACCCGACCGGGACTGGGTCAACACGGTGATCGAGGTCCTGGGCATCCAGGACCGGCTGCGCCACCATCCCTCCGAGCTGTCCGGCGGCCAGCAGCAGCGCGTGGCGATCGCCCGCGCGCTGGCCAACCGCCCCGACGTCGTCTTCGCCGACGAGCCGACGGGCAACCTGGACACCTCCACCGGGCGCGAGGTGCTGGCCTTCCTGCGCCGCTCCACCAGGGACTTCGGTCAGACCGTGGTGATGGTCACACACGACCCGGCCGCCGCCGCCGAGGCCGATCGCGTCGTGCTGCTCGCCGACGGCCGGATCGCGGGCGAGCTGCGTGAGCCCAACCGCCAGCAGGTCCTCGCCGCTCTCGACGACGTGAGCAGGTGA